Genomic segment of Drosophila ananassae strain 14024-0371.13 chromosome 2L, ASM1763931v2, whole genome shotgun sequence:
TCTGAAAATgaacattaattaattaaatgaaattaatatcTGTTCGTTGTTCGAAAATCCAGCCCACCTAAAGGTATTTAAGAAGATGTTGACATGCCGTGGAGCATTGGTGAACTCCAGGAGCTTCGGCTGACAAGGGTACGCTGTCCAGCTCTCGACCGATCGCTTGATAAGCTTTGGATTCAATTGCAACGCATGACCTAGCTGAACGCCCTGCATATCTAGAATGGCCACCATGCCTCGGGCACATATCTCCGGCTCGAGTTTGAGCAGCAGGTCCAATATCATTTTACTTGTCTGGGAAATAAAGTTTTGAAAAGTTAAAATGTGCAATtccagaaaaagaaaaataactTCAAGTATTTTTAAATCTCACCCATTCGAGCAGTatacactgcgtatgagtagAATGTATCAAGAACTTTACTTAATCTACATAAAATACGGGGTTTATGAACTTTATCCTCCCATGTATGGTATATACACAAAGAGGCGAGCGTAAGGCCttctaatttttataaaaattaacacAAAGTGTGAAGTTGAGCACGAATCCATGACTCACCTTAAATACGTTGTTTTGAGAGTGCTTCTTAGGATCATGAGCTGCGGTTCGGATGACCACCACCATCCTTTGTTCCGCGTCCGCCCCAATTGGAAGGAATACGCCTAGATCAAGCAGCTCCTGGATTTCTGGAAGCTTAGGATCACGATTGTCAAACCACTCGGTGCGCTCAGCTCTCATTTGGTAGAATGTCTTTAGTTTTTTCTTGGTTCGTTCCACATCGAATTTAGAGGTCCGTAGAAAAAAGTGCAGGTTTTCGTAAGAGTTGCACCCGTTGACCTGGGGATTGGCTGTGAGCCAGTCGCTTAGCTCCTGCACCTGTTGCAAAACCTTCTCGGGATCATCTTCGCGGGTCGCCACTTGTCGCCGGGAACTACTGCTGCGGGACCACATGTCGGTGGCGTTAGTACGGCGGTTGTACCCGTACTAAACTATTGTTTATTAACAAAATTGGATTGCTACACATGCGTCGCTATCAAAGGGTGGCAAAGCTTTCCAAGCTTTTCCATCAAAATTGTTTTGTCAGCATTCTGCTTTGTCAattctaaaaatatattttttccttatCCATTGCAAGCTTAATTGCTGCGTTTGCCAAAATAGGATTATCGCGGTTGATTTGTGCAATTGTGCCATTTGTTTACATCGGGGATTTGTTTTGGGGGCTTTTATTTTGGTTTGGAGCAGATCGATATCGATAAACGTCAACAACATTAGAGATGGGAGACAGTTAACATATGTAAGATCActgttaaatttaaattcaaagaaATACCGTTGATATTTCAGAAAACAacgttttttttctttaatataaGCTTTATTcacaaagaaaataaataattattacatttcaACACTTTTCTGGCAAGTGGTTCACCATTAAATCCTTATCCTCCTCCATCATTTCGGGTCGCTCGAGCTGCACTCTTCCGTTTTTTTCTatactcttcttagattttagtcttatgttttaaaataaaatgaatatttaCAAAGATGTTGTACGTAAAACTTAACTCAACTGCGTAGATTTTCGAATAACAGGGTAGGGACTCAGGAGCAGGACCAGAAACGGAAACGGAGGGTTTTTGGGTGGTGCATCTTTTTTAGATTTTACTGTTGTGTGGGGTTTGCTGGTGGTgcttgtggtggtggtgcaagTGCTCAAAAGGCCCCGTTGAAGTGCAGGTTTTGTGAGGCGAACTGCGGGATCCCGTGGTTGAGAGCTAGAACTTTACTGATTACTTTCAATTCGTCAAGATTTCTTAAGCTGCTAAATTGACTAAGTTGATTGCCACTCGAATGGCTCGAATGTCTATTTTTATAGTTTGCATTACCTGGACTGACTTCACCTCCTGATTTCGCCTGTTGTTGCAAcaattgctgttgttgctgctgctgcagataTTGCTGGGCGTTCTGCTGCAACTGATTGCTGAGCTGCGGCGTCAAATGTTGCCTGTAAAAGTTCTGGTTATCCAAAGTGGGATTCGAACTCGGCTGCTGGCTGACAATTGTGGTGGCAAAGGAGTTGCTCGGCTGGATCTCCACATTGGAGTTCAGTCCAAAGTTGCCTACTCCCGTCTCTTGACGGAACTGGCGGCCCCtgtgctgctgttgttgttgctgctgttgctgttgctggaagATCGCATTGCTGACATAGTTGGGCACTAGCaactgatgttgctgctggagGGGCTGCTGTTGAAATTGCTTGTAATTATGCTGGGGCAGGGCCTGAAGTTGCGACGCCTCGGCGGGTGAAAAGTTGAACTGATTCGAGGGCTGGACTTGCAAATTTTCATTCGATTTCTGCAGCGATTGCTGCAGGTTTTGGAAAATTTGCTGAACTGCATTCGACGGTGCTGGCAATTTTTGATAGTTGGTGTTGCTAttgccattgttgttgctgttttgcAGGGCGAATTTATGACCCGAAACGGCATCGCGCAGCGGCAATTGCTGCTCAATTGGATATGTGGGATAAATAACAGTTTTGGTATGTGTGCTGGGTATAAATTCCACCGAAGGTCTTATGGAGTAACCCACTGAGGGTGGTTGCAGTGCCGTCTGAATGGCCTCCAGCGAACCATGTGGCTGCTGGaccggtggcggtggcggttgctgctgcagttgctgttgctgctgctgttgtagGTGCTGCTGTGGCTGCAATGTACTGGGTTGTGCAATGGGCGTGGCCTGGTAAC
This window contains:
- the LOC6499363 gene encoding retinol-binding protein pinta, which encodes MWSRSSSSRRQVATREDDPEKVLQQVQELSDWLTANPQVNGCNSYENLHFFLRTSKFDVERTKKKLKTFYQMRAERTEWFDNRDPKLPEIQELLDLGVFLPIGADAEQRMVVVIRTAAHDPKKHSQNNVFKTSKMILDLLLKLEPEICARGMVAILDMQGVQLGHALQLNPKLIKRSVESWTAYPCQPKLLEFTNAPRHVNIFLNTFRIFMTPKIRSRLFVRREGTSVNCDQLPKDLGGQGPSYEELALKWKQLLEENADFYVEQDKYKSKLK